Proteins found in one Thermus oshimai DSM 12092 genomic segment:
- a CDS encoding PspA/IM30 family protein, with amino-acid sequence MTLLDRIGRLIRANLHDLLRRAEDPEKIIEEALREMKEALKEARQSVAEAMAEEKRLQRERESHLKEAGLWEEKAKEALRAGREDLAREALKRKKRALDLAEGFRVQEEEQRALVERLVTQLKALEAKIEEAEARKKLLIARKRGVEAAEAVRRMESRLEGHPALEAFEEMEARILAMEDRHEALKELDGADLEKELSALSADKAVEEELKRLKEELGQ; translated from the coding sequence ATGACCCTACTAGACCGGATCGGGCGGCTCATCCGGGCCAACCTGCACGACCTTCTCCGGCGGGCGGAGGATCCGGAGAAGATCATTGAGGAGGCCCTTAGGGAGATGAAGGAGGCCCTCAAGGAGGCCCGCCAGAGCGTGGCGGAGGCCATGGCCGAGGAGAAAAGGCTTCAAAGGGAGCGGGAAAGCCACCTGAAGGAGGCCGGGCTCTGGGAGGAGAAGGCCAAGGAGGCCCTGAGGGCGGGCCGGGAGGACCTCGCCCGGGAGGCCCTGAAGCGGAAGAAGCGGGCTTTGGACCTGGCCGAGGGGTTCCGGGTCCAGGAGGAGGAGCAACGGGCCTTGGTGGAGCGCCTCGTGACCCAGCTCAAGGCCCTCGAGGCCAAGATTGAGGAGGCGGAGGCCCGCAAGAAGCTCCTCATCGCCCGCAAGCGGGGCGTGGAGGCGGCCGAGGCCGTGCGGCGCATGGAGTCCCGCCTGGAAGGCCACCCGGCCCTGGAGGCCTTTGAGGAGATGGAGGCCCGCATCCTGGCCATGGAGGACCGGCACGAGGCCCTAAAGGAACTGGACGGGGCCGATCTGGAAAAAGAACTCTCCGCCTTGTCCGCGGACAAGGCGGTGGAGGAGGAGCTTAAGCGGCTGAAAGAGGAGCTCGGGCAGTAA